A stretch of Paenibacillus sp. URB8-2 DNA encodes these proteins:
- a CDS encoding TcaA NTF2-like domain-containing protein, with translation MKWKLKLPEGLAGLERLLQSRNSYNQLAASIREIKEDADSPTLLLIAGEFNAGKSTFINALLGEPLLTVDITPATAVLTKLTYGTEKKIIAHFIDGTSRIYGMDWLEGLSAERTGEGENIRRLLDHVEVQVPNELLKRVHIVDSPGFNSNHAHHTKTVRSYLRRADFAFWLFFYRNVGTASELQEIEELKSQGAQIYGIVNAVDLHDEEEDSLQQFLSNNLRRSRMSEFFRTLIGVSAKEALEAKLEMDPLKKEYSNWAEIEHLMEEISADDTWKAKRVFQKLNELLKQLNDRLMEERSSRDFFLYEELVEGLTAGVYPELVQMKEDLLARQMHAETEVMTWKSLFDRKITSLKQAGKMWEEIDDFSRQMNQPVNAAREWRLSCMTEYERILESSADLSADCMKLLETQIRLEKEWETLDRYGIFKQKRILGFTLEQKKYNNARNGLLDRQDQVLNRINHLKKSVKQVEVNLKNELSEKISKVLEAVVRAEKVFLTRLDMAKEKYGKLNHGIVSDLDNWHGFLLAIKKQLDPIFAESDDELRPLEDYQACRYLYENIAGICKELDTETNRAAVDLLRGSLLPMKFGELTIKGTFGKGLIDTRIPVVPDPLPFHSEQRLLQVQTLRKVIRNRLIALTAIAGIIAFLWWHNENGPESREESAAVFPDTADVAADAQTDEHSVIPETPLPSETPARKDMHKFMNQVFSAIDEGNGQEYFTAEGWNGQQAFYTTKPDAIRTRTSVEKVTGPSGNEFRIQTLESYQGADALTEYQVTYGVVEFNGSYLIESVLAKKISETETAIDADGSVLRSFLKDFRVSYFDALQAGDFSLVASYLTPDGEAHKELAKYIGDIAGRGYLFEHEDFDIAGVKKTGPREYRMDTYEKFKFTDDLGEQTDYDRSKQYFIHALDREHFSIDRIAISKTIKTPITLPTAGLVSSADVAAFVQQYYSDFASAFNGGGFNSIAAYYDPKGKEFKNEKSYLDMAIEKQMQMENLSIDVVDVHQHNDNQYLATLALQDRYYYRDGTGDEKKLNVVYRIVITPEGQPLINEMMSLNILGKTKF, from the coding sequence ATGAAATGGAAATTGAAATTGCCCGAAGGGCTCGCTGGTTTGGAACGGTTGCTTCAAAGCCGGAATTCCTATAATCAACTTGCTGCCTCCATCAGGGAGATCAAGGAAGATGCCGATTCGCCCACACTGCTGCTGATTGCCGGTGAATTTAATGCCGGGAAATCCACTTTTATTAATGCGCTGCTGGGAGAACCGCTCCTGACGGTTGATATTACCCCGGCCACCGCTGTCTTGACCAAACTTACATACGGGACTGAGAAGAAAATTATCGCTCATTTTATAGATGGGACTTCCCGCATATACGGTATGGATTGGTTGGAAGGCTTGTCCGCCGAGAGAACTGGCGAAGGAGAGAACATCAGGAGGCTGCTCGATCATGTTGAGGTGCAAGTGCCGAATGAACTGCTGAAGCGGGTTCATATTGTAGACTCCCCTGGTTTCAATTCCAATCATGCACATCATACGAAGACGGTACGTTCTTATCTGCGGCGTGCGGATTTCGCCTTCTGGCTCTTTTTTTACCGCAATGTTGGCACAGCTTCCGAACTGCAGGAGATCGAAGAGTTGAAGAGTCAGGGCGCTCAAATCTATGGAATCGTAAACGCCGTTGATCTGCATGATGAAGAGGAAGATTCTTTGCAGCAATTTCTCAGCAATAATCTGCGGCGCAGCCGGATGAGTGAATTCTTCCGGACTTTGATCGGCGTCTCCGCCAAGGAAGCTCTTGAGGCTAAGCTGGAAATGGACCCTTTGAAGAAGGAATATAGCAACTGGGCCGAGATTGAGCATTTAATGGAAGAAATTTCTGCTGATGATACTTGGAAAGCCAAACGGGTATTTCAGAAACTGAATGAATTGCTGAAGCAGCTTAATGACAGGCTTATGGAGGAACGGAGCAGTAGAGATTTTTTTCTGTATGAAGAGCTTGTTGAAGGTCTTACTGCCGGAGTTTACCCCGAACTCGTCCAAATGAAAGAAGATTTACTCGCCCGTCAGATGCATGCAGAAACAGAGGTTATGACATGGAAGAGCCTCTTTGATCGGAAGATTACATCATTGAAGCAGGCCGGAAAGATGTGGGAAGAAATTGATGACTTCAGCCGTCAGATGAACCAACCGGTCAACGCAGCCAGGGAGTGGCGGTTGTCATGCATGACGGAGTATGAACGTATTTTGGAAAGTTCGGCCGATTTATCTGCCGACTGTATGAAATTATTGGAAACCCAGATTAGACTTGAAAAAGAGTGGGAGACACTCGACCGATACGGCATCTTTAAACAAAAGCGGATTCTCGGGTTTACGCTGGAGCAAAAGAAATACAATAATGCGCGAAACGGGCTTTTAGACCGGCAGGATCAAGTGTTGAACCGGATCAACCATCTTAAGAAATCGGTTAAACAAGTCGAGGTGAATCTTAAGAATGAACTGAGCGAGAAGATCTCGAAAGTTTTGGAGGCGGTTGTCAGGGCAGAGAAGGTATTCTTGACAAGACTGGATATGGCCAAAGAAAAATACGGTAAGCTTAATCACGGTATTGTAAGCGATCTGGACAATTGGCATGGTTTTCTTCTGGCCATTAAGAAGCAGCTTGATCCTATTTTCGCTGAATCCGACGATGAGCTTAGACCCCTGGAAGACTATCAGGCTTGCCGCTATTTATATGAGAACATTGCAGGGATATGCAAGGAACTCGATACCGAGACCAATCGGGCGGCAGTGGATCTGCTGCGGGGCAGTTTATTACCTATGAAATTCGGCGAACTCACCATTAAAGGGACCTTTGGAAAAGGTCTGATTGATACCCGCATTCCGGTTGTGCCCGATCCTCTTCCTTTCCATTCGGAGCAGCGGCTTCTTCAAGTTCAAACCTTACGTAAAGTCATAAGAAACCGTTTGATCGCATTAACCGCAATCGCCGGAATTATTGCTTTTTTATGGTGGCATAACGAAAACGGGCCCGAAAGCCGGGAGGAATCGGCAGCGGTCTTTCCGGATACGGCGGATGTTGCCGCCGATGCACAAACGGATGAACATTCCGTGATCCCGGAAACGCCGCTGCCGTCAGAAACGCCTGCCCGCAAGGATATGCATAAGTTTATGAATCAAGTATTCTCAGCCATCGACGAAGGGAACGGACAGGAATACTTTACGGCAGAAGGTTGGAACGGGCAGCAAGCCTTTTATACGACTAAGCCTGACGCCATCCGGACGCGGACGTCCGTGGAAAAGGTCACCGGTCCCTCGGGTAACGAATTCCGAATCCAGACCCTTGAGAGTTACCAAGGAGCAGATGCTCTTACCGAATACCAAGTAACTTATGGCGTCGTTGAATTTAACGGCTCTTACCTCATTGAATCGGTGCTTGCCAAGAAGATTAGTGAGACCGAAACTGCGATTGACGCGGACGGGAGCGTGCTTCGTTCTTTTCTCAAAGATTTCCGGGTTTCTTACTTTGACGCCCTCCAAGCAGGCGACTTCTCCTTGGTTGCGTCTTACCTGACGCCGGACGGAGAAGCTCACAAGGAATTAGCCAAATACATTGGGGATATCGCGGGGCGGGGCTACCTTTTTGAACACGAAGACTTTGACATAGCGGGAGTCAAAAAGACGGGGCCGAGAGAATACCGGATGGATACATACGAGAAATTCAAGTTCACCGATGACCTGGGCGAGCAGACAGACTATGACCGATCCAAACAGTATTTTATTCATGCGTTGGACCGCGAGCATTTTTCGATAGATCGAATTGCTATTAGTAAAACAATCAAGACGCCGATCACATTGCCTACGGCAGGCTTGGTCTCTTCCGCGGATGTGGCGGCATTTGTCCAGCAATACTATTCGGATTTTGCCTCGGCGTTTAATGGGGGCGGATTTAACTCGATTGCGGCGTATTACGACCCGAAAGGCAAGGAATTCAAGAACGAGAAGTCCTATTTGGATATGGCAATTGAAAAACAAATGCAGATGGAGAACCTTTCGATTGATGTGGTTGATGTGCACCAGCATAACGATAACCAGTATCTGGCCACGCTTGCACTCCAGGACCGTTATTATTACAGAGACGGAACCGGCGACGAGAAGAAGCTGAATGTTGTTTACCGCATTGTGATAACGCCGGAAGGACAACCATTGATCAATGAGATGATGTCGTTAAATATTTTGGGAAAGACGAAATTTTGA
- a CDS encoding dynamin family protein, producing MTFTLESFDRNKREAIEQFDQLLLTFQDMGMAAEVAAISEIKKQLLEERFLITVVGEFSRGKSMFINALLGKKVLPSNAVPTTTVLNIIEYAKDPYYRLHYLDPARPSEIISEKSFLELVAPMESIKGNTDSELEYERALGKIKSIRHAEIGYPLEFCRHGVQLLDTPGTNELDPVREQITNRIIPQSDAAILILSAVKILSDSEMSFIRDRLLASDIQKVFIVINFKDQLGSKENEEKILAYARTHLESVLGNPRLYMVSAKEALNAKRAAAGEKLVSRGRPMATWPMNETGLPELEMELSDFLQYDRGAVKLGKPVRQALRSIAEISDRQLKVEKLALTRNIANLKEKVQAFRPNLSKAVDSGNAALRKFEQEMKKEEESIFRWYEQELQALYAGGMAIFDVNRHRNTDFINRAVESGIAPRERELHLERKQRIADSVKAALERSGGELIQMMQGLQTELEEIVGQEETPSAGKQELALLGNNSPQESSFFEDIFNELETAWESRTSVIAKAIIGTGMVLTAVAGSLAFLFNKLFGQEDPKEKLKKQLAEQFNQSRKAKISGFDMEWKGVHQAVRESIRKNVNHKVRQIEDQLRKLETSAGLEQHEIESKLDLLGRQERKLQQIRTNLEKLVGGLSDSSRVGAKV from the coding sequence ATGACATTTACTTTGGAAAGTTTCGATCGGAACAAGCGCGAGGCCATTGAGCAGTTTGACCAACTGCTGCTTACCTTTCAAGATATGGGCATGGCGGCGGAAGTTGCCGCTATCAGTGAAATCAAAAAGCAGCTTCTGGAGGAGCGCTTCCTGATTACTGTCGTCGGCGAATTTTCACGGGGGAAATCCATGTTCATCAACGCACTTCTTGGAAAGAAGGTGCTTCCCTCAAATGCGGTGCCTACAACCACAGTACTGAATATCATAGAATACGCAAAGGATCCATACTACCGGCTTCATTATCTGGACCCGGCAAGGCCATCCGAGATAATTAGTGAGAAGAGCTTTTTGGAGCTGGTGGCGCCTATGGAGTCAATCAAAGGAAATACCGACAGCGAACTGGAGTATGAACGTGCCCTCGGCAAAATCAAAAGCATTCGGCATGCGGAGATCGGTTATCCGTTAGAATTCTGCCGACACGGCGTTCAGCTTTTGGACACTCCGGGAACGAATGAGCTTGATCCGGTCCGCGAGCAGATTACGAACCGGATCATTCCACAGTCCGATGCGGCTATTCTGATATTGTCAGCTGTAAAAATTCTCTCCGATTCGGAGATGAGCTTTATAAGAGACCGGCTTTTGGCCAGCGATATCCAAAAAGTATTTATCGTCATCAACTTTAAGGATCAACTTGGCTCAAAAGAAAATGAAGAGAAAATATTGGCTTATGCCCGAACACATCTGGAAAGTGTCTTGGGAAATCCACGACTTTACATGGTGAGCGCTAAGGAAGCGCTGAACGCCAAGCGCGCAGCTGCAGGCGAAAAGCTGGTCAGCCGAGGGAGACCGATGGCGACCTGGCCGATGAATGAAACCGGATTGCCCGAGCTGGAGATGGAACTGTCGGATTTTCTTCAGTACGACCGCGGCGCGGTCAAGCTTGGCAAGCCGGTCCGGCAAGCTCTGCGGAGCATTGCAGAGATTTCCGACAGGCAGCTTAAAGTTGAAAAGCTGGCGCTTACCCGAAATATAGCGAACTTGAAGGAAAAGGTTCAGGCATTCCGCCCTAATCTTTCCAAGGCGGTCGACTCCGGGAACGCGGCATTGCGAAAGTTCGAACAGGAGATGAAGAAAGAAGAAGAGTCGATTTTCCGGTGGTATGAGCAAGAGCTTCAGGCACTTTATGCTGGAGGAATGGCCATATTCGATGTCAACCGCCACAGAAATACCGATTTCATAAACCGAGCGGTTGAGAGTGGAATTGCTCCGCGGGAGCGAGAACTCCATCTGGAGCGTAAACAGCGGATAGCCGATAGTGTTAAAGCTGCGTTGGAGCGTTCAGGCGGAGAATTAATTCAGATGATGCAGGGGCTGCAGACCGAGCTTGAAGAGATTGTCGGCCAGGAAGAAACCCCGTCTGCTGGCAAACAGGAGCTGGCACTGCTTGGGAATAACAGCCCACAAGAAAGCAGCTTCTTTGAAGATATATTTAATGAACTGGAAACAGCCTGGGAAAGTCGGACAAGTGTGATCGCTAAAGCTATAATCGGAACAGGTATGGTGCTGACTGCCGTTGCCGGTTCGTTGGCATTCCTGTTCAATAAGCTGTTTGGACAGGAAGATCCTAAAGAGAAGCTGAAAAAGCAGCTTGCCGAGCAGTTCAATCAGTCGCGAAAAGCCAAGATATCCGGGTTTGACATGGAATGGAAAGGTGTCCATCAAGCCGTTCGCGAATCGATTAGGAAGAACGTTAACCATAAGGTGCGGCAGAT